A genome region from Vallitalea okinawensis includes the following:
- a CDS encoding helix-turn-helix transcriptional regulator, translating to MDIRQFSPYIRVAMDSSINQPWQLKERVIFDYELQFIKEGQVEITIEDKVYHGQPGDLFFYQPKQHHTMKIIGDEPLRQPHLHFDFIQQSDSDEVKINFRPLEELERLELCYFRENISNSFGIEMPSYIHLKDPQFFEKILFEMIAVYREQPPFYECELKGLFIKMWTYLCREVYLQKEMDLRINMQRLEEVKTYILCHSEDNITLDQLAQTVGLSPYYLIRLFKKAYGLSPLQYHQQERIRRAKEMLLYSNHNVSEVAEILGYSSLHSFSRAFKKVEGISPSMYAKK from the coding sequence ATGGATATTAGACAATTCTCGCCTTACATTCGTGTTGCAATGGATAGCTCTATTAATCAACCATGGCAGTTAAAAGAACGGGTCATCTTTGATTATGAATTGCAATTTATTAAGGAAGGGCAAGTGGAAATAACAATAGAAGATAAAGTTTATCATGGACAACCTGGTGATCTTTTCTTCTATCAGCCTAAACAACATCATACTATGAAGATAATAGGTGATGAACCATTACGGCAACCTCATTTACACTTTGATTTCATTCAACAGTCCGATAGTGATGAAGTTAAAATTAACTTTAGACCTTTGGAGGAGTTGGAGAGGTTAGAGCTTTGTTACTTTAGAGAGAATATAAGTAATAGTTTTGGAATAGAAATGCCATCGTATATACATCTAAAGGACCCCCAATTCTTCGAGAAGATTTTATTCGAAATGATAGCGGTATATCGTGAGCAACCGCCCTTTTATGAATGTGAATTAAAAGGCTTGTTTATTAAAATGTGGACATACCTGTGTAGAGAAGTCTATCTACAAAAGGAAATGGATTTACGTATCAATATGCAAAGACTAGAAGAAGTCAAAACGTATATATTATGTCATAGTGAAGACAACATAACACTGGACCAGCTGGCTCAAACTGTGGGCTTAAGCCCTTATTATCTCATACGACTATTTAAAAAAGCCTATGGCTTATCACCGCTACAGTATCATCAACAAGAACGTATTCGAAGAGCAAAAGAGATGCTCTTATATTCTAACCATAATGTTTCCGAAGTTGCAGAAATATTAGGTTATAGTAGTTTACATAGTTTTAGTAGAGCCTTTAAGAAAGTAGAAGGGATATCACCATCTATGTATGCAAAAAAATAA
- a CDS encoding carbohydrate ABC transporter permease yields the protein MKNYNKSWIYIFILPTLVIFLMFYLIPIITVFITGFTDWNGFDSPTFIGFENYELMLTYDDTFLVALVNLLKWSLVAVSVHVPFGALVAFVLYKKPFGWRFTRGVFMIPNIISISAWAIIYRFIFNDDIGLLNNFVRLIGAENFHVNWLFDPRYAFSAITLTWVFYAVIVTLLVLNDLMAIPKELHEAAYIDGATDMDIHVRINLPLVKNAIATSIILSIVSRITMFEVIYLTTKGGPGNSTYNISLMLFEGIINYEYGYANAVSTIMIILGVGVLVIINKLFKLNKATGN from the coding sequence ATGAAAAATTACAATAAATCATGGATCTACATATTCATACTCCCTACTTTGGTTATCTTTCTTATGTTTTATCTCATTCCCATCATAACTGTTTTTATAACAGGCTTTACAGACTGGAATGGCTTTGATTCACCTACTTTTATAGGCTTTGAAAATTATGAACTGATGTTAACATATGATGATACTTTTTTAGTAGCCTTAGTCAATTTATTAAAATGGTCCCTCGTTGCTGTTAGTGTTCATGTACCTTTTGGAGCATTAGTGGCTTTTGTCTTGTATAAGAAACCTTTTGGATGGCGTTTTACACGAGGTGTCTTTATGATTCCTAATATCATTTCTATATCTGCTTGGGCTATTATCTATCGTTTCATATTTAATGATGACATTGGATTGCTGAATAACTTCGTAAGGTTAATAGGGGCTGAGAATTTTCATGTCAATTGGCTCTTTGACCCTAGATATGCTTTCTCAGCCATTACACTGACTTGGGTATTTTATGCTGTCATCGTTACCTTATTAGTTTTGAACGACTTAATGGCTATTCCGAAGGAATTACATGAGGCAGCGTATATAGACGGTGCCACGGATATGGATATACATGTGCGGATTAATTTACCTTTAGTAAAGAATGCAATTGCTACATCGATTATTTTATCGATTGTTTCTAGGATTACTATGTTTGAAGTTATATATTTAACAACAAAAGGTGGACCTGGTAATAGCACTTATAATATATCACTTATGTTATTTGAGGGTATCATTAATTATGAATACGGTTATGCCAATGCTGTTTCTACAATCATGATAATACTAGGTGTAGGTGTTTTGGTCATAATCAATAAACTTTTTAAACTTAATAAGGCTACTGGAAATTAA
- a CDS encoding cache domain-containing sensor histidine kinase, translated as MIRYKDLSIRKKLVYLYGTLVILLVGLNFIFFHIAINSYKENMIASTKLVNDQVINNLEAFFSNLSKTTNIPYYDYNRNNTIAKKYNGISSNQLDKVNELDYSDTYDFFNKLFSIYNYLESIYMYQFDDGVVFREGYNYYKDSRYMLEEEEWYDKVITANGEEVFIGIHENEQLYPEGAPVVSVARLLKKTYTNDHVGIIVINMYPDKLDQIVKQVNTAFNLHHMIIDENNRVIYSDNENLIGEAVDHNLVNKGYSSVNYEKVNYQGEDSILIYGESKYTGWQVVSVIAEDELFKDINSVLLLILWVDVILVAIGMLSALLIAQSFYSPIKTLDTSMRLVEEGDFKAFVENDSQDEIGHLSQTFNHMIQQVESLIEQRTNEAEEKRVAELNALQSQINPHFMYNTLNVIKWMAKMQGAENITQSLDQFIHLLNFCAKTKVEFITIGEEIRFIESYVGLLRLRYYNRFDIIVDIDEKIYDYYMIKFLLQPFVENAIFHGLTGSNNNYYLKIIADLMEDAIVFKVIDNGIGIDEYTVEDIMKGEHKQKSMNAIGIRNVLDRIKLHHGDNYGVKIESILGEGTAITIRIPIIKNVVDEE; from the coding sequence ATGATACGTTATAAAGATTTGAGCATTCGAAAGAAACTGGTTTATTTATATGGTACATTAGTGATTTTGCTTGTTGGTCTCAATTTCATCTTCTTTCATATAGCTATTAATTCGTATAAAGAAAACATGATTGCGTCCACAAAATTAGTAAATGATCAAGTGATCAATAATTTAGAAGCCTTCTTTAGTAATCTTTCCAAAACCACTAACATTCCTTATTATGATTATAACCGAAACAATACTATTGCAAAAAAGTACAATGGTATCAGCTCCAATCAGTTAGATAAGGTTAATGAATTAGATTACAGTGATACATACGACTTTTTTAATAAGCTTTTTTCTATTTATAATTACCTAGAATCTATCTATATGTACCAATTTGATGATGGGGTGGTGTTTAGAGAAGGGTATAATTATTATAAAGATAGTAGATACATGTTAGAAGAGGAAGAGTGGTATGATAAAGTGATTACAGCTAATGGAGAGGAAGTTTTCATCGGTATACATGAAAATGAACAGCTTTATCCAGAGGGAGCACCAGTGGTTTCTGTAGCGAGATTACTGAAAAAGACTTATACGAATGATCATGTCGGCATAATTGTCATCAACATGTACCCGGATAAATTAGATCAAATTGTTAAACAAGTGAACACCGCATTTAATTTACATCATATGATTATTGATGAGAATAATCGAGTTATCTATAGTGATAATGAAAACTTGATTGGGGAAGCAGTAGATCATAATCTTGTTAATAAAGGTTACAGTAGTGTTAATTATGAGAAAGTCAATTATCAAGGAGAAGACTCTATCCTTATTTATGGTGAATCAAAGTATACAGGTTGGCAAGTTGTAAGTGTTATTGCTGAGGATGAGCTTTTTAAAGATATTAATAGTGTATTACTGCTAATATTATGGGTAGATGTTATTTTAGTGGCCATTGGCATGCTTAGTGCACTTCTGATTGCACAAAGTTTTTACAGCCCAATAAAAACCCTAGATACATCTATGCGTTTAGTTGAAGAAGGGGATTTTAAAGCTTTTGTGGAAAATGATAGTCAAGATGAAATCGGTCATTTAAGCCAAACTTTTAATCATATGATTCAGCAGGTTGAATCCTTGATAGAACAGAGGACAAATGAAGCGGAAGAAAAGCGTGTTGCAGAATTAAATGCTCTTCAATCTCAAATTAATCCTCACTTTATGTACAATACATTAAATGTCATCAAATGGATGGCAAAAATGCAAGGTGCTGAAAACATCACTCAAAGCCTAGACCAATTTATTCATCTGTTGAATTTTTGTGCTAAAACCAAAGTAGAATTTATCACTATAGGTGAAGAAATACGCTTTATTGAGAGCTATGTAGGATTGTTAAGATTACGGTACTATAACCGGTTTGATATTATTGTTGATATTGATGAAAAGATTTATGATTATTATATGATCAAGTTCTTGCTACAACCCTTTGTTGAAAATGCCATTTTTCATGGTTTAACAGGTTCTAACAATAACTATTATTTAAAAATAATAGCTGATCTTATGGAGGATGCCATTGTCTTCAAAGTGATTGATAATGGGATTGGTATAGACGAATACACAGTCGAAGATATCATGAAGGGAGAACATAAGCAAAAGAGCATGAATGCTATTGGTATTAGAAATGTTCTGGATAGAATTAAACTACATCATGGAGACAACTATGGAGTGAAGATTGAAAGTATTCTAGGTGAAGGAACTGCTATTACTATTCGAATTCCGATTATAAAAAATGTAGTAGATGAGGAGTGA
- a CDS encoding response regulator transcription factor: MRVLIVDDEDFFRVSFKSIIKWEHFNIEEIVEAQNGKEAIEKIKEESFDLIFLDIKMPKCDGIEVLQFMKYHDIHMKVIVLSSYTEYEYVREAMKLGAIDYVHKPIMNEEMIQHLLNSILGNKQKNKGKSQSSQQEYQQSKPHTLQRLLLERDMNVSQCSDTLAFKEQKIFCYIFSIDQFQIVLSRYKTYQQYLLEQAVDNILHDFVLRENEMEYVILSENRYCIIQSFSELKSEHQMHQAQLRIINKIKDAFKLFLNVTVSVGISQIHDSYKELHDAYCEAVNAKSIKFYTKGNAIIYSHQLKGMQECRGEMVELLHTYYECMQKDQWDRCITLIESLYKEEESYKKVEDEYLLFKELYYITKNKLNELKDKNIYNEKDFFKIEEVMEKENRYELQDLFLMKLKQMKSIVTASMSTHHSKINKAIHFIQNYYRQDITLKDVADFVELNSSYLSRVFKANMGMSITHYINLCKIEKAEELLRDSNLKIYEIADEVGFIHVQYFNNVFKKFKGRSPLEYRNFNNMEKS, encoded by the coding sequence GTGCGTGTATTAATTGTTGACGATGAGGATTTTTTTCGAGTTTCTTTTAAAAGCATTATTAAGTGGGAGCATTTTAATATTGAAGAAATAGTTGAAGCTCAAAATGGGAAAGAGGCCATTGAGAAAATAAAAGAAGAATCTTTTGATCTGATTTTTTTAGATATAAAAATGCCTAAATGCGATGGTATCGAAGTACTACAGTTTATGAAATATCATGATATACATATGAAAGTTATCGTTTTAAGTAGTTACACGGAATATGAATATGTCCGTGAAGCCATGAAACTCGGTGCTATTGATTATGTACACAAACCCATTATGAATGAAGAGATGATTCAACATCTTCTCAATTCAATATTAGGTAATAAGCAAAAGAATAAAGGAAAAAGTCAAAGCAGTCAACAAGAATATCAGCAAAGTAAACCACATACTCTTCAACGTCTATTATTGGAAAGGGATATGAATGTCAGTCAATGTAGTGATACACTAGCATTTAAGGAGCAAAAGATATTTTGTTATATTTTCTCAATTGATCAGTTTCAAATTGTTTTGAGTCGGTATAAAACTTATCAACAGTATCTATTAGAACAAGCTGTCGATAATATTCTACACGACTTTGTTCTCCGTGAAAATGAAATGGAATACGTGATACTTTCTGAAAATAGGTATTGCATTATTCAATCTTTTAGCGAATTAAAGAGTGAACACCAAATGCATCAGGCTCAGCTACGAATAATCAATAAGATTAAAGATGCATTTAAATTATTCTTAAATGTGACGGTATCAGTAGGTATAAGCCAGATACATGATAGTTACAAAGAGCTACATGATGCTTATTGCGAAGCAGTGAATGCTAAATCAATTAAATTTTATACAAAAGGGAATGCAATCATTTATAGTCATCAGCTTAAGGGAATGCAAGAATGTAGGGGAGAAATGGTAGAACTTCTTCATACATACTATGAATGTATGCAAAAAGATCAATGGGATAGGTGTATCACATTGATAGAAAGTCTTTATAAAGAAGAGGAATCCTATAAAAAGGTTGAGGATGAATACTTACTTTTTAAAGAACTTTATTACATTACAAAAAATAAACTCAATGAGCTTAAGGATAAAAACATATATAACGAAAAGGATTTCTTTAAGATTGAAGAAGTTATGGAAAAAGAGAATCGGTATGAATTACAAGATTTATTTCTAATGAAGTTGAAGCAAATGAAAAGTATTGTTACAGCCAGTATGTCAACACATCATAGTAAGATTAATAAAGCAATTCATTTTATACAGAATTATTATAGGCAAGATATTACCCTCAAAGATGTTGCAGACTTTGTTGAGCTTAATAGCAGTTATTTGAGCCGTGTATTCAAAGCAAACATGGGAATGTCCATTACCCATTATATTAATCTCTGCAAGATTGAGAAGGCAGAAGAGTTATTAAGAGATAGCAATCTTAAAATATATGAAATTGCTGATGAAGTAGGATTTATTCATGTACAGTATTTTAATAATGTATTCAAGAAATTTAAAGGCCGTTCCCCATTAGAATATCGTAATTTTAATAACATGGAAAAGAGTTAA
- a CDS encoding ABC transporter substrate-binding protein — protein sequence MMKKLMAFLLCLTLVFNIVGCSSSDEPEPTSGTDSSSETKDKVNNTTEKEEADKVEEVVIKFPHYKTGNNVGAKFFLPQIDRFNDKYKGQYRLEVEEIVQDAYGDKIKLLYQSNKLPPMYESPDRDFLEIIKDNHTYVDLKPYIDANPEFGSTLIEESIAYNTTDSGEIVSLPYSYVRLIGAYYNKEIFSEAGINTFPQSWEDFYAACDAIQSETGKAPLALMTGENAWTLMLLTSSYMASMPEGKDILKAQEMVYDYNTAFWNDTFTFVQNMLQNYSTTSALGAGYSTAANDFFSESTAFIANGPWMIGDFSNPDKVGDGFKDKVGATIYPGGIGLGDASGSWYIISNKASQEEVEGLIEYFKFLYSPDELNAFLAAEGGFAPHVPMPEETLKQLDPVLAELNVSLEKNMTDTVPTIFAVIPKPVEEEMTKNLPLLYSGDMTPVEFCEKLTLTAQKFNK from the coding sequence ATGATGAAAAAGCTAATGGCATTTCTACTCTGTTTAACATTAGTATTCAATATAGTAGGTTGCAGTTCTTCGGATGAGCCAGAACCTACTTCTGGTACAGATTCTAGTAGTGAGACGAAGGATAAAGTAAATAACACAACTGAAAAAGAAGAGGCAGATAAAGTGGAAGAAGTAGTCATTAAATTTCCACATTATAAAACAGGAAATAATGTAGGAGCTAAGTTTTTCTTGCCTCAAATTGATCGTTTTAATGATAAGTATAAAGGTCAATACCGTTTAGAAGTGGAAGAGATTGTTCAAGATGCGTATGGTGATAAAATAAAACTTTTATATCAAAGCAATAAGTTACCACCAATGTATGAGTCCCCTGATAGAGACTTCTTGGAAATTATAAAAGATAACCATACATATGTTGACTTAAAGCCTTATATTGATGCGAATCCAGAGTTTGGCTCAACACTTATAGAAGAATCTATTGCTTATAATACTACAGATTCTGGTGAGATCGTCAGTTTACCATATTCATATGTACGTTTAATCGGAGCTTATTATAACAAAGAAATCTTTTCAGAAGCGGGTATCAATACTTTCCCACAAAGTTGGGAAGATTTCTATGCTGCTTGTGATGCTATTCAATCAGAGACAGGAAAAGCGCCTTTAGCTCTCATGACTGGTGAAAATGCGTGGACTTTGATGCTTTTGACATCATCTTATATGGCATCGATGCCTGAAGGAAAAGACATATTAAAAGCTCAAGAGATGGTTTATGATTATAATACAGCTTTTTGGAATGATACCTTTACATTTGTACAGAATATGCTTCAAAACTATAGTACTACATCTGCTTTAGGTGCAGGTTATTCTACAGCTGCAAATGATTTCTTTAGTGAGAGTACAGCATTTATTGCTAATGGACCATGGATGATAGGGGATTTCAGTAATCCTGATAAAGTAGGAGATGGCTTTAAGGATAAGGTAGGAGCAACTATTTATCCTGGTGGTATTGGGTTAGGAGATGCATCAGGTTCTTGGTACATTATTTCTAATAAAGCCTCACAAGAAGAGGTAGAAGGACTCATTGAATACTTTAAATTCCTTTACTCTCCTGATGAGTTAAATGCTTTCTTAGCAGCAGAAGGTGGTTTTGCTCCACATGTTCCAATGCCAGAGGAGACATTGAAGCAATTGGACCCAGTATTAGCGGAACTCAATGTCAGTCTAGAAAAAAATATGACAGATACTGTTCCTACAATCTTTGCAGTTATTCCAAAACCTGTTGAAGAAGAGATGACTAAGAATTTGCCACTACTCTATAGTGGGGATATGACACCAGTAGAGTTCTGTGAGAAGTTAACTTTAACGGCTCAAAAGTTTAATAAATAA
- a CDS encoding glycoside hydrolase family 172 protein: MSDFNGLNMHLGNLSLLSKAKTRSISAENMDGSKGNGAKAIPDKECPAYPLGKSWKVSPSVVINSGTTYTLANIDGPGAIQSMWMAGLLDKGLILRIYWDHQEQPSVECPLSDFFLCGWNTNKSHYHGNAFYQVNSLPVVVNPNQGLNCFFEMPFRKHCRMTLENRTSVDKVCYYQVNYTLTDIPDNAAYFHAQYRLSRPVKYKDVHTILDGVSGKGHYIGTALYVGLNRSSRWWGEGEIKFYLDDDEEYPTICGTGLEDYFGGAYNWDVQGKYAPYSTPFMGMPQIIYPDGTYEIQQRYSLYRWHIMDPIRFEEELKVTIQDLGWVTDDNGKSTFLPREDDFASIAYWYQTLPTAPFPELPPHEVFLDD; encoded by the coding sequence ATGAGTGATTTTAATGGATTAAATATGCATCTTGGTAACCTTTCACTATTATCTAAAGCCAAAACCCGTTCTATCAGCGCCGAAAATATGGATGGCTCCAAAGGTAATGGTGCTAAAGCAATACCTGATAAAGAGTGCCCTGCTTATCCCTTGGGAAAAAGCTGGAAAGTATCACCCAGTGTAGTCATCAATAGTGGAACGACATATACATTAGCTAATATTGATGGACCAGGAGCAATACAAAGTATGTGGATGGCTGGCTTATTAGACAAAGGTCTAATCTTAAGGATCTACTGGGATCATCAAGAACAGCCTTCAGTAGAATGTCCTTTATCAGACTTCTTCCTATGTGGATGGAATACTAATAAATCACACTACCATGGTAATGCCTTCTACCAAGTTAACTCATTACCTGTCGTCGTTAATCCTAACCAAGGGTTGAATTGTTTTTTTGAAATGCCTTTTAGAAAACACTGTCGTATGACACTTGAGAATCGAACATCTGTGGATAAAGTTTGTTATTATCAGGTCAATTATACATTAACCGATATCCCAGACAATGCAGCTTATTTTCATGCCCAATATCGTTTATCACGACCTGTTAAATATAAGGATGTTCACACCATTCTTGATGGAGTATCTGGTAAAGGTCATTATATAGGTACAGCTCTCTATGTCGGTCTTAATCGTTCAAGCCGTTGGTGGGGTGAAGGAGAGATCAAGTTTTATTTAGATGATGATGAAGAGTATCCAACTATCTGTGGAACTGGATTAGAAGATTATTTTGGTGGGGCTTATAACTGGGATGTGCAAGGCAAGTATGCCCCTTATTCTACACCTTTTATGGGCATGCCTCAGATTATATATCCCGATGGAACCTATGAAATCCAGCAGCGTTATAGTCTTTATCGCTGGCATATTATGGACCCTATTCGATTTGAAGAAGAACTAAAAGTAACCATTCAAGATTTAGGTTGGGTAACAGATGATAATGGTAAATCAACTTTCTTACCTCGAGAAGATGATTTTGCTTCAATAGCTTATTGGTATCAAACTTTACCAACAGCGCCATTCCCAGAACTACCTCCTCATGAAGTTTTTTTAGATGATTAA
- a CDS encoding carbohydrate ABC transporter permease: MKYIKKILSWLGIYSVMIFTVVVSIIPLIWVIISSLKSNKEILGSPFSLPTGLDLSAYINVIETTNLMLYFKNSMVVTLTSTIIALFIYALAAYVFAKFDFKGKNSLFILFSITLLIPGHARAQPIFALINNLNLYDTLSGLTLVYISGGLAVTLFILKATFMSIPRELDEAAIIDSASFWQVFTKINLPLAKSGLATGGILMFLGNWNEFYYGAMLLSAESKRTLPVSLQFFNEQFSYNYTELFAAITLATLPSVILYLCVQEQVQQSIASSGVKG; encoded by the coding sequence ATGAAGTATATAAAGAAAATACTCAGTTGGCTTGGGATTTATAGTGTTATGATCTTTACGGTGGTCGTTTCTATCATACCCCTGATTTGGGTAATTATATCGTCTCTTAAATCCAACAAAGAAATTTTAGGGAGTCCTTTTAGTTTACCTACTGGATTAGATCTTTCAGCTTATATCAATGTGATTGAGACTACCAACTTAATGCTGTATTTTAAAAATTCAATGGTTGTAACCCTAACATCTACAATCATCGCATTGTTTATTTATGCCTTGGCAGCATATGTCTTTGCTAAGTTTGACTTTAAAGGCAAGAATAGTTTGTTTATTTTATTTTCCATAACATTATTAATACCAGGTCATGCAAGAGCTCAACCTATATTTGCTTTAATCAATAATCTCAATTTATACGATACTTTGAGTGGATTAACTTTAGTATATATATCCGGAGGGCTGGCGGTAACGCTTTTTATTTTAAAAGCAACTTTCATGAGTATACCGAGAGAGTTAGATGAGGCAGCCATCATTGATTCTGCAAGCTTTTGGCAAGTTTTCACCAAAATTAATCTACCTTTGGCTAAATCCGGATTAGCAACAGGTGGTATATTGATGTTCTTAGGAAATTGGAACGAATTCTACTACGGTGCTATGTTACTTTCAGCAGAGAGTAAGCGAACCTTACCTGTATCTTTACAGTTTTTTAATGAACAGTTCTCTTACAATTACACAGAATTATTTGCAGCTATTACATTAGCAACCTTACCAAGTGTAATATTGTATTTATGCGTACAAGAGCAGGTTCAACAGAGTATTGCATCCAGTGGTGTAAAAGGATAG
- a CDS encoding glycoside hydrolase family 65 protein, with protein MNNWIIEFDHYDSDNNGQEETLFTLANGYRGLRGIQEFSRISQDGNYLAGIFNKGEALVKELVNSPNPYGMKLYIDNQLLNMDTCQIKNYSRQLNMQWGIETLRFTAELSDGKEVAIERERFISRKDVHLWAARYKVQSLNFDGKLVVESYIDGSVTNCKQEPHFRVKHTEVKRMEDLHRGIALLSETTDDDIGITEVTGLDFQPKGTRIKVTKFCEMIRELYLLDVEEGKTYNIYKYGTTYHAYDDSNHFQKAIDSFYRFYGSYEKVLVKHKIAMEAFWAKSDIRISGNDAAQKGIRFNLFHLSGCAYESNGRVSIGAKGLHGEGYKGHVFWDTEIFMLPFFIYSQPEVARDLLKYRYNTLKGARENAIIDGYKGSRYPWEAADTGCEETPKWLLGPTGEMIRCYTGDEEYHINADIAYSIKTYYDATGDEEFMLDYGYEMILETANFWESRLEYNNKEDRYEITTVIGPDEFHEHVDNNVYTNYFAKWNLELGIWAVTVLKEKNYKKYCELERRLQLSEELYIQWEKKSQKIYIPKKEGEKLIEQFQGYFDLNDIPIRERTEQGMPIWPKEVPKGIGVGETQLIKQPDVIMLMLLLEDEFDEEMKHINYRYYEKRTMHKSSLSPSMYSIMGLRLGYRDMAYDYLMKTLMVDLGDNQGNAEHGLHAASTGGAWQSLIFGFGGVRIKNGELHINPWLPEHWQEIAFQIFWKGEVIQVSVSSQRIKITSQGKTNIWVNGEELNLGPMDQQELKLA; from the coding sequence ATGAATAATTGGATAATTGAGTTTGATCATTATGATAGTGATAATAATGGACAAGAAGAAACTTTATTTACATTAGCCAATGGATATCGAGGACTTCGAGGTATTCAAGAATTTTCGAGAATTAGTCAAGATGGAAATTATTTAGCAGGGATTTTTAACAAAGGTGAAGCATTAGTTAAGGAACTAGTGAACAGTCCAAATCCCTATGGTATGAAACTGTATATTGATAACCAACTCCTAAATATGGATACATGTCAAATTAAGAATTATAGTAGGCAATTGAATATGCAATGGGGAATAGAAACCCTTAGATTTACTGCTGAATTATCAGATGGTAAAGAGGTAGCTATAGAACGGGAAAGGTTTATTAGTCGAAAGGATGTACATCTTTGGGCGGCGAGGTATAAGGTACAGTCTCTTAATTTTGATGGGAAGCTTGTTGTTGAGAGTTATATTGATGGTAGCGTAACGAATTGTAAACAAGAACCTCACTTTAGGGTAAAACATACAGAGGTTAAAAGAATGGAAGATTTACATAGAGGCATAGCCCTCCTTAGTGAGACAACTGATGATGACATAGGTATAACAGAAGTGACAGGGTTAGATTTTCAACCTAAAGGTACAAGAATAAAAGTCACAAAATTCTGTGAAATGATCCGAGAATTGTATCTACTAGATGTAGAAGAGGGAAAAACATATAACATCTATAAATATGGGACTACTTACCACGCCTATGATGACTCTAATCACTTCCAAAAAGCAATCGATAGTTTCTATAGATTCTATGGATCTTATGAAAAGGTGTTGGTGAAGCATAAAATAGCCATGGAAGCATTCTGGGCAAAGAGCGATATAAGAATTAGCGGGAATGATGCAGCACAAAAAGGAATTCGTTTTAATCTCTTTCATCTTTCAGGTTGTGCTTATGAAAGTAATGGAAGGGTAAGTATAGGAGCAAAAGGGTTACATGGAGAAGGTTATAAGGGGCACGTTTTCTGGGATACTGAAATCTTCATGCTCCCGTTTTTTATCTACAGTCAACCTGAGGTGGCTAGAGATTTATTGAAATATCGGTATAATACCTTAAAGGGTGCTAGAGAAAATGCTATAATTGATGGCTACAAGGGATCAAGATATCCCTGGGAGGCAGCAGACACCGGTTGCGAGGAAACACCTAAGTGGTTGTTAGGTCCTACTGGTGAAATGATTCGCTGTTATACAGGCGATGAAGAATATCATATCAATGCAGATATTGCTTATAGTATTAAAACCTATTATGATGCAACAGGTGATGAGGAATTTATGCTTGATTATGGTTATGAGATGATTCTAGAGACAGCAAATTTTTGGGAAAGCCGTTTAGAGTACAATAATAAAGAAGATCGCTATGAGATTACTACGGTTATAGGTCCAGATGAGTTCCACGAGCATGTTGATAACAATGTATATACTAATTACTTTGCTAAATGGAATTTGGAGCTAGGTATTTGGGCAGTAACGGTATTAAAAGAAAAGAATTATAAGAAATATTGTGAATTAGAGCGGCGTTTACAGTTATCTGAGGAGCTCTATATACAATGGGAGAAAAAAAGCCAAAAAATATATATTCCCAAAAAAGAAGGCGAAAAACTTATTGAACAGTTTCAAGGGTATTTTGACCTGAATGATATACCTATCCGTGAAAGAACGGAACAAGGGATGCCGATTTGGCCTAAGGAAGTTCCAAAAGGCATTGGTGTAGGGGAAACACAGCTCATAAAACAACCGGACGTCATAATGCTGATGCTCCTGTTAGAGGATGAATTTGATGAAGAAATGAAGCATATCAATTATAGATATTATGAAAAGCGAACTATGCATAAATCATCATTAAGTCCCAGTATGTATTCAATTATGGGATTACGTTTAGGCTATAGAGATATGGCTTATGATTACCTGATGAAAACACTTATGGTGGATTTGGGAGATAATCAAGGCAATGCAGAACATGGGTTACATGCAGCTTCTACTGGTGGAGCTTGGCAAAGTTTAATCTTCGGTTTTGGTGGAGTACGTATCAAAAATGGTGAACTTCATATCAATCCATGGCTACCAGAGCACTGGCAAGAGATAGCCTTTCAGATATTCTGGAAGGGTGAGGTTATACAGGTATCTGTTAGTAGCCAAAGGATAAAGATTACATCTCAAGGAAAAACAAATATATGGGTTAATGGCGAAGAGTTAAACTTGGGTCCAATGGATCAGCAGGAATTGAAGTTAGCTTAA